In the genome of Neoarius graeffei isolate fNeoGra1 chromosome 27, fNeoGra1.pri, whole genome shotgun sequence, one region contains:
- the LOC132875286 gene encoding LOW QUALITY PROTEIN: ion channel TACAN-like (The sequence of the model RefSeq protein was modified relative to this genomic sequence to represent the inferred CDS: deleted 1 base in 1 codon) yields the protein MLFSPASLTECLQEWEDLEKEYQQVQETHRLYKQKLEEVSKLQNGFSASISRQKKRLKELAASLEECKQKGGPEDIRTINGIQESIKERPNVFFEMEAFLPKKNGLYLSLVLGNVNVTLLNKQAKFAYKDEYEKFKLYLTVILLLFSFTCQFVVSYRVLDALFNFLLVWYYCTLMIRESILINNGSKIKGWWVFQYYVSTFLSGVMLTWPEGALYQMFRNQFLSYSMYINFIQFLQYYYQSGCLYRLRALGERHNMDLTVEGFQSWMWSGLTFLLPFLFFGHFWQLYNGITLFQMAKLPEWKEWQVLMCGFTFLVLFMGNFSTTLGVVYQKYTNKDKTKDL from the exons ATGTTATTTAGCCCAGCCTCTTTGACCGAATGTTTACAGGAATGGGAAGATCTCGAAAAGGAGTACCAGCAAGTTCAGGAGACCCATCGCCTCTACAAACAAAAGTTGGAAGAAGTTTCCAAATTACAAAATGGCTTTTCTGCTTCCATTTCACGACAGAAGAAAAGGCTAAAAGAGCTTGCAGCTTCACTTGAAGAATGCAAACAGAAAGGGGGCCCAGAGGACATAAGAACTATCAATGGGATCCAAGAATCAATTAAAGAACGACCAAATGTATTTTTCGAGATGGAGGCCTTCCTTCCAAAGAAAAATGGGTTATACCTCAGTCTTGTGCTTGGAAATGTG AATGTTACCCTCCTTAACAAACAGGCCAAATTTGCCtataaagatgaatatgagaagtTCAAGCTCTACCTGACTGTCATACTTCTACTTTTCTCCTTTACGTGTCAGTTTGTGGTTAGCTACAGAGTGCTTGATGCACTTTTCAACTTTCTGTTGGTGTGGTATTACTGCACATTGATGATAAGAGAGAGTATACTCATTAATAATGGCTCTAAGATTAAGGGCTGGTGGGTATTTCAATATTATGTGTCAACTTTCCTCTCTGGAGTAATGCTGACTTGGCCTGAAGGAGCACTCTACCAAATGTTTAGGAACCAGTTCCTGTCCTACTCTATGTATATAAATTTCATCCAGTTTCTTCAGTACTACTACCAGAGTGGCTGTCTGTACCGGCTTCGTGCCCTGGGAGAGAGACACAACATGGACCTCACCGTTGAGGGATTTCAGTCCTGGATGTGGAGTGGACTAACTTTTCTATTGCCTTTCCTTTTCTTTGGCCATTTTTGGCAACTCTACAATGGAATCACACTTTTCCAAATGGCTAAACTGCCAGAATGGAAAGAGTGGCAGGTCCTTATGTGTGGCTTCACCTTCCTTGTGCTGTTTATGGGAAACTTCTCCACCACACTGGGTGTAGtttaccaaaaatacacaaataagGACAAAACAAAAGATTTATGA